The following is a genomic window from Marinococcus sp. PL1-022.
GAAAATTTTGAACGCTTAACGTATGCTGAAGTCGTCAATATTATCGATGGCCAGGTACTCGGGGGCAGAAACGGCCTGCACAAAACCCTGAACCGCTTCGTGATCGGGGCGATGAAACTCGAAGCGATGATGCGCTATGTGGAACCCGGAAATCTTCTTATTGTCGGCAACCGCTACCAGGTGCATAAGCTTGCACTTGAAGCGGGAGCTGCTGTTTTAATCACCGGCGGATTTGACACGAATGAACATGTCATTTCATTGGCGGACGAACTGGGACTTCCGGTCATTACAACGACATACGACACGTTTACGGTAGCCTCAATGATTAACCGGGCGATCTATGACCAGCTGATTAAAAAGGAAATTGTAGTAGTAAACGACATTTTAATTCCACTTCAGGACACCTATTTTATGACAGTGGATAACACTGTGGAAAAATGGCATGAAATGAACCAGAAAACCGGCCACAGCAGATATCCGGTGATCAGTGAGGACATGAAAATCCAGGGAATGGTGGCAGCAAAGGATGTTCTGGGTGCTTCAGTGCAGACGCCGATTGAAAAGGTGATGACAAAATCTCCGATTACGGTGAGTGAACGAACGTCTGTAGCTTCGGTAGCCCACACGATGGTGTGGGAAGGAATAGAGCTGCTCCCGGTGATGGATGATGCGAAAAAGCTGCTTGGTGTCATCAGCCGGCAGGATGTATTAAAAGCGCTGCAGATGGTGCAGCGCCAGCCTCACGTCGGGGAAACCATCGAAGATACAGTGACAAGCCGATTCCGGGAGGCTTCTCCAGGATCAGGCTTTATGTTTGAGTGCGATATTACTCCGCAGATGACTAATGCGCTGGGGACGGTAGCGAACGGGGTCATCATGTCGCTTGTCACAGAAACAGGCCGGCGTCTTTTAAGAGAATACAAAAAAGGTGACATGGTTGTAGAAAACGTAACGCTTTACTTTATCCGCCCAGTACAGATTGAAAGTAAAATTGAGTTGAACGGAAAAATCCTGGAAGTGGGAAGAAAACACGGAAAAGTGGATGTGGAACTGTACTACGAAGGTGCAATCGTCGGTAAGGCGATGATGATGGTACAGCTGCTCGACCGCTGATCAATGGAGGAAAAATAATGCAGATGTTTCAGGCAATCATACAAACGATAGAGCAATACAGTAAAATCATGATTTTCCGGCATGAACGCCCGGACCCGGACGCTCTCGGCTCCCAGGCGGGACTGGCGGCATGGATTAGAAAGCAGTTTCCCTGCAAAGAGGTGGGCACTACAGGTGAAAATGAGCCTTCTCTTTCGTTTTTAACAACCATGGATGAACAGCCGTTTGAAGTGGATGCCGAAACACTGGTTATCGTGTGCGACACTGCCAATATGGCAAGAATTGACGGCGGGGGATGGGACCAGGGAGCGGCGATCATAAAAATCGACCACCATCCGAACGAAGATCCATACGGCGAGCCGATGTGGGTGGATACGAAAAAAAGCTCCACCTGCGAAATGATTACCGAGCTGGTGCTGTATGCCCAGCAGTCTTACGGATGGGCGATCCCGAATGAAACCGCCCGTCTCTGCTATGCTGGTCTTATTGGGGACACCGGGCGTTTCCAGTTCAGTAATACCACGCCGAATACGATGCGTATGGCAGCTGAACTGCTTGCGTTTGATTTTGATCCAGGAGCCATCTATGCCGAAATGTATAAAAATCCTGAGAGTCTGGTGCGTCTGCGCGGGGAAGTGCTTAAAAACTTCACGCTGACCGAAGACGGAGCAGCCTACATGTACTTAACGCAGGACATGCTTAATAAGTACAATGTAACTATCAACGAATCTTCAGCGGTAATTAACTCCTTTGCTGATACAGAAGGTGTCATTGCGTGGGTGTTTTTTGTAGAAGAAGAGCAGGGGACATACCGTGTGCGCTTTCGTTCACGCGGGCCGGTAATCAATCAGCTGGCTGTTAAATACCACGGGGGCGGACATACAATGGCCGCTGGAGCGAAAGCAGAGAACAT
Proteins encoded in this region:
- a CDS encoding CBS domain-containing protein encodes the protein MATKHEQILNYILALDVGEKISVRGIAKNLEVSEGTAYRAIKEAENQGIVSTIERVGTIRIEKKQKENFERLTYAEVVNIIDGQVLGGRNGLHKTLNRFVIGAMKLEAMMRYVEPGNLLIVGNRYQVHKLALEAGAAVLITGGFDTNEHVISLADELGLPVITTTYDTFTVASMINRAIYDQLIKKEIVVVNDILIPLQDTYFMTVDNTVEKWHEMNQKTGHSRYPVISEDMKIQGMVAAKDVLGASVQTPIEKVMTKSPITVSERTSVASVAHTMVWEGIELLPVMDDAKKLLGVISRQDVLKALQMVQRQPHVGETIEDTVTSRFREASPGSGFMFECDITPQMTNALGTVANGVIMSLVTETGRRLLREYKKGDMVVENVTLYFIRPVQIESKIELNGKILEVGRKHGKVDVELYYEGAIVGKAMMMVQLLDR
- a CDS encoding bifunctional oligoribonuclease/PAP phosphatase NrnA encodes the protein MQMFQAIIQTIEQYSKIMIFRHERPDPDALGSQAGLAAWIRKQFPCKEVGTTGENEPSLSFLTTMDEQPFEVDAETLVIVCDTANMARIDGGGWDQGAAIIKIDHHPNEDPYGEPMWVDTKKSSTCEMITELVLYAQQSYGWAIPNETARLCYAGLIGDTGRFQFSNTTPNTMRMAAELLAFDFDPGAIYAEMYKNPESLVRLRGEVLKNFTLTEDGAAYMYLTQDMLNKYNVTINESSAVINSFADTEGVIAWVFFVEEEQGTYRVRFRSRGPVINQLAVKYHGGGHTMAAGAKAENMKEAEDIIQELETICRSWKQR